A window from Cryptomeria japonica chromosome 1, Sugi_1.0, whole genome shotgun sequence encodes these proteins:
- the LOC131041999 gene encoding putative dehydration-responsive element-binding protein 2H: protein MAKTARGQREKKVSETLEQWRQVNSCDQMKRRKRTAHKGSKKGCMPGKGGPENGQYHYRGVRQRTWGKWVAEIREPQDGKRLWLGTFETAHEAALAYDHAAQITYGSFACLNNPPLQPQNNNISDLNPTTDNSSNVESTQGDLQITDTQLSDISIDEILQMFDDGGGDENFPLQKLTN, encoded by the coding sequence ATGGCGAAGACGGCGAGAGGGCAAAGGGAAAAGAAAGTTTCAGAGACTTTAGAGCAATGGCGGCAGGTGAATTCATGTGACCaaatgaaaagaagaaaaagaacagcTCACAAGGGTTCAAAAAAAGGGTGTATGCCAGGAAAAGGAGGGCCTGAAAATGGGCAGTACCATTACAGAGGAGTTAGGCAGCGGACATGGGGTAAATGGGTGGCTGAAATCAGAGAGCCCCAGGATGGTAAGCGCCTCTGGCTCGGAACTTTCGAGACAGCTCATGAGGCCGCTCTTGCATATGACCATGCTGCTCAAATCACGTATGGGTCTTTTGCCTGCCTTAATAATCCTCCTCTGCAACCTCAGAATAACAATATAAGTGATTTAAATCCAACTACAGACAACTCCTCCAATGTTGAAAGTACCCAGGGGGATCTGCAAATTACAGATACCCAGCTAAGTGATATTAGTATAGACGAGATTTTGCAGATGTTtgatgatggaggaggagatgagaatTTCCCATTGCAAAAGCTGACCAACTAA